The genomic segment CAGGATCTTGCCATCCGCATCGACGTGGTAGAGCGCGTGCGGCACGAGCTTGTCGCTATTGCCTTCCGAGGCGAGCCAGAAGCCGCCCTTGCCGTCGAGCGCGATGCCCTCGAGGTCGAGCTTCTGGGCAGCGTCGCCCCCACGGGTCACCACCGTCTTGTGGGTGATGCGGGCGGGCGTGGCATTGGCATCGATCGTGTAGATCGAGGGCTGGGCCGAAAGCACGCTGTCGCTGACGGCGTAGAGGATGCCGGGCTTTTCGGCATCGCCCACAAGGGCCGAGAGCGCCGCCCAGCCGATGGGACGACCCTTTTCGTCCATGTCCGAGATGATCTGCGGGAACGCCGCCTCGCCTTCGGCGAGCTCATAGACCATCACGTGCGAGCCGATGAGGCCGTCGCCGCGCAGGTCGGCTTCGTTGGCGGTGGCGATGAGGTTGCGCGAGGGGATCGCCACAATGCCTTCGGGCGAAATGCCCGAGGGGAGCGACTGGATGTATTCGGGCGCCGCGTCCGGCCCGTTGTCCTTGTAGACGGCGACGAGCGAGGAACGCTCCTCGGTCACGAAGATATAGGTGGTGTCGCCGAACTTGGCCACTTCAAGGCCTTCCGGCTCGACGCCCTTCTTGTTGCGGGCATCCGGATAGTGGCCGAGCTGGGCGGCGGTGTCGTCGAGCTGCGTGCCCGAATCCCAGAGCAGCGTGCCGTCTTTCTTGAAGATCGAGAAGCCGCGCGAACCGCCCTTCCAGTCGCCTTCATTGGCGATGGCGAAGCGATCGTTGTCGATCCAGTGGACGGCATCCGGCTCGCGGGGCACGTCTTCCATCTTGCCGGTGAACTTGAGGGCGCCGTCCTTCTTGGTGTCCACGCCTTCGAGCGAGACCGAGCCGGCCGGGAAATTCGCCGTCACCGTGCCGGTCTTGCCGTCGATGATGACGATGTGGTTGTTCTCCTGAAGCGTCAACGCGATTTCGTCATTGCCGTTGAAATCCACGAATTCCGGCTCGGGATCTTCCGGCGCGATGGCGGCGAGGCCCGTTACGTCCACCTTCTTGACGCTGGCCGGATCGACCACGCCGTCCTTGACCGAGACGATCACCACATAGCCTGCCGGCATCTGCGGGATGACGCCGTCATTGAGGTCTTCGTCGCGCTCGTTCTCGATGGCGATGGCCACGAGCGTTCCCGCTTCGTTGTGCGCGGTGGAATCGGGCTGGCCGCCCAGGTCGATGGTGGTATCGACGGTCTTGCTGGCGATATCGACCACGGCGAGCTTGCCCGAAGGGTTCGCCTTGCTCTCGGAGGTGTTGACGCCCACATAGGCCTTGGCGCCGATGATGGTCACCGAAGTGGGTTCTCCATCGAGCGAAAGGAAGCCGAGCGGCTTGGGCGCCTTGGGATCGGTGATATCCACAAAGCCGATTCCGCCCGCCGGGCTATCCGAATAGACCAGCGTATTGCCATCTTCGCTCGCCACGATGATTTCGGACGAGGTGGCTTCCGCCGCTTCGTTGTTCTGGGCAACCGGGAAGCTGGAAATGCGGTTGAAGACCTCCGCCGCCATGATCGGCGTGGTCGAGACCATCAGCGTGGCCAGCAGTGCCGGCAAAAGACGTTTAGTATGCATGGAAGAGCCCTCCGGTGATCAATGAGGGCCCGCAATAGGCATGCGGCGCTACGGGGTTGTGACACGGCGATGACGCTTCCGTGACACTCCACCGCCCTCCCGCCGCCCAAGGAGTAACGATGATGAAATGGCTCGCCGCGCTCGCCGGACTGATGGTGATCCTCTTCGCCGGAGCGCCGGCCCATGCGGCCGACGCCTGCGCGACGCCGGGCAAGTTCGTCTTCGCCAACGTCGCCACCCAGCGCGCCGCCATCCCACCCCGGGAACACACGACCTATGCCGCCCTCGGCCTGCGCGCCAAGCGCAACGGCTGTTCGCTCGCCATCGTCTGCACGCCCGCGGTCACGGGCGAGGATCGCTACAAGATCGCCGGCCAGCGCTGCGCCGCCGTTCGCCAGGCCCTCGCCCGCTACGAACGCCGGCCCGAATTCCGCAGGGCCATCCAGGACTCGATCGAAAAGCTCCCACCCAAGGGCCTGAACTTCCCCGCCGGCTCGGTGGTCGTGATCCTTCGCTAGTCGCGGCTGCATATACATTCACCCCCGCCGCACCTATATTGCGCAACGAGAACAAAAAGAGATTCGTCAATCCCGCATGCCCGCTGAACCGCAAAGACTCGCCCCGTCCGCAGGAGGCCCGATTACCAGCCAGCTCGGCCGGCGCGGACCTGACTATCTGCAGGGGCTCAATGAAGAGCAGCGCGACGCCGTCCTGACCATCGACGGGCCGCTGCTGGTTCTCGCCGGCGCGGGTACGGGCAAGACGCGCGTCCTCACCACCCGCATCGCCCACATCCTTTCCACCCGCAAGGCGCGCGGCTCGGAAATCCTGGCGGTGACCTTCACCAACAAGGCCGCCCGCGAGATGAAGGAGCGCATCGCCAGTCTCGTCGGCTCCTCGGTCGAAGGCATGCCGTGGCTGGGCACGTTCCACTCCATCGGCGCGCGTATCCTGCGCCGCCATGCCGAACTGGTGGACCTCAAGCCCGCCTTCACCATTCTCGATACCGATGACCAGATCCGGCTCATCAAGCAGCTCCTCGAAGCCGAGAACATCGATGAGAAGCGTTGGCCGGCCCGGCAGTTCGCCGGCATGCTCGACGACTGGAAGAACCGGGGCCTGCTTCCCCGGGACGTGACCCCCGCCGAGAGCGGCTTTTACGCCAACGGCAAGGGCGCCAAGCTTTACGCCGACTACCAGGCGCGCCTCAAAACCCTCAATGCCGCCGATTTCGGTGACCTGCTGCTCGAATGCATCCGGCTCTTCCGCGAGAACCCGAAGGTGCTCGAGGAATATCACCAGCGCTTCAAGTACATGCTGGTGGACGAGTACCAGGACAGCAATGTGGCCCAGTATCTCTGGCTGCGCCTGCTCGCCCAGGGGCGCCCGGCCAACGAGGCCAATATCTGCGTGGTGGGCGACGACGATCAGTCGATCTACGGCTGGCGCGGCGCCGAGGTCGACAACATCCTGCGCTTCGAAAAGGATTTTCCGGGCGCCAAGGTGATCCGGCTCGAGCGCAACTATCGCTCCACCGCCAATATCCTGGCGGCCGCCAGCCATCTCATCGCCCATAACGAGGGCCGGTTGGGCAAGACCCTACACACCGATGTCGCCGAGAAGGGTGAGACGGTTGCCGTCACCTCCGTCTGGGACAGCGAGGAGGAAGCCCGCCAGATCGGGGAAGAAATCGAGCAGTTCCAGCGCCAGGGCGAAACGCTCAACTCCATGGCGATCCTGGTGCGCGCCTCGTTCCAGATGCGCGAATTCGAAGAGCGCTTCATAACCCTGGGCCTCAACTACCGCGTAATCGGCGGCCCGCGCTTCTACGAGCGCAAGGAAATCCGCGATGCGCTGGCCTATTTCCGTCTCGTGGCGCAGCCCGCCGACGACCTGGCCTTCGAGCGCATCGTCAACACGCCAAAGCGCGGCCTGGGCGACTCCACGCTCAAGATCCTCTTCGATGCCGCCCGGCACCAGAACGTGCCCCTGCTCTCGGCGACGCGCATGCTCATCGAGACCGAGGAGCTCAAATCCAAGCAGCGCACCACCCTGCGCGACCTCGTGGGACAGTTCGACGATTGGTCCGAACGCCTGCGCACCATCCCGCATGCCGAACTCGCCGAGCAGATTCTCGATGAGAGCGGCTATACGGCCATGTGGCAGAACGACAAGTCCGCCGACAGCCCGGGGCGCCTCGAAAACCTCAAGGAACTCGTGCGCTCCATGGAAGAATTCGAGACCATGGGCGGCTTCCTCGAGCACGTCGCGCTGGTCATGGACCGCGACAGCTTCGAGGCCGACGACGCCGTTTCCATCATGACGCTGCACTCGGCCAAGGGCCTCGAGTTCAACACCGTCTTCCTGCCGGGCTGGGAGGAAGGCCTCTTCCCCCATCAGCGCTCGCTCGACGAATCCGGCCGCGCCGGGCTCGAGGAAGAGCGGCGCCTCGCCTATGTCGGCATCACCCGCGGCCGCAAGCGCGTGCGCATCAGCCTGGCCCAGAACCGCCGCATCCACGGTCTCTGGCAATCGGCCATCCCCTCGCGCTTCCTCGATGAACTCCCCGCCGAGGTGGTGGAGGTCAAGGACACCGGCTCTTCCTATGGCGGCTACGGCTATGGCGGGCGCACCGCCAACCGCTTCCAGTCGGTCGACCCCTTCGAGAGCGTCTACGAAACCCCAGGCTGGCAGCGTGCCCGCGCCCAGCAGGCCCAGCGCAAGGGTTCGGGCCCGCTCACCATCGAAGGCGAGCTGGTTGCACGCTCCGTCGATCTCGGCCCCGGCTCGGGCTACAAGGTCGGCGACCGCGTGTTCCACAATAAGTTCGGCTACGGCGAAATCGCCGCGCTCGAGGGTAACAAGCTCACCATCGATTTCCAGACCGGCCGCAAGAAGGTGCTGGATAGCTTCATCCGCAAGGCCTGAAGCCCAGAGCCTGCGGCTCCCCACTCTCAATCCCTCCCCACAAGGGGGGAAGCGTTGGGGCACTCTCGAGCCAGCAGGTCTCCCTCCCCCTTGTGGGGAGGGAACAAGGGTGGGGGTCCCGGCACCACCCCGCTCCGATTGACTCTCCCGGCCTGAGGCTGCATGAACGGCGCTTCCCATAGCACCGAGCTTTCACATGACCGTCGACCAGGTATCCGTCGCCCTCACCAAGGATCAGGCCTATGCGCTGGTCGATGCCGTCATGGAGCGTGACGACCTGGCGCTGACCGCCTCCGCCCATGAAGACGCCGAGACCGGCGAGTGGGTGTTCGAGGCCACGGTCGAGAGCCCGGCCAATCTCGAAGCCTTCAACGAACTCGCCCGCCAAACGCTGGGTGGCGATGTCGCCTTCGCCATCGAGGCCATAGACCCCGAGATCAACTGGGTCGCCAAGTCGCTCGAAGGCCTGCAGCCGGTTTCGGCCGGCGGCTTTTACATCTACGGCAGTCACGAGACCGCCCCGGTTCCCGAGGGTCTGATCGGCCTCAAGATCGAGGCGGCCCAGGCCTTCGGCACCGGCCACCACGAGACCACCACCGGGTGCCTCGAAGCCATCGAGCGCGTGCTTGAACGTGCCACCCCGGCCAATGTCATCGACATCGGCACCGGCACGGGCGTTCTCGCCATCGCCATCGCCAGGAAGACCGGCCTCAAGGTCCTCGCGACCGATATCGACCCCATCGCCGTCACCACCACGGTCGAGAATGCGCGAGACAATGACGTGGGCGAACTGATCGAGGGCGTCGTCGCCGAAGGCCTGGAGAGCGACGTCATCACCGGCAAGGCGCCCTACGACCTCATCCTCGCCAATATCCTGGCCGGCCCGCTCATGGGCCTGGCGCCGGGCATGTCGCGGATCGCCCAGTCGGGCGCATCGATCATTCTTTCGGGGATTCTGGAAACCCAGGCCCAGGCCGTGATCGCCGCCTATGCCGAAAACGGCATGCCCCTGCTCCAGCGCCTGCAGCGCAAGGAGTGGACGACGCTCATCCTTCACAAGCTCTGAGCGCGGCGCCCTGTCGCGGGGCAGTCAAACCGAAGCCTGAAAAAGCAAATCCCCGGAGGGCAGGTCCGGGGATCGTTTAGTATCGGGCTGCATGGGACCCGACTGGAGGTAAACTCTGGAGCTTACGGGCGCTTCGCGAAGGACCCGATCAGCTGATGCTGCATGCGATAGCTGACCTGGCGCTTCGACTCACGCGAGCGCGCGTCGATAATGCCGTCCAGCGCTTTGCGAAAGTCGTTCTTGGTCTCGGTCATTTTTTT from the Youhaiella tibetensis genome contains:
- a CDS encoding ATP-dependent helicase yields the protein MPAEPQRLAPSAGGPITSQLGRRGPDYLQGLNEEQRDAVLTIDGPLLVLAGAGTGKTRVLTTRIAHILSTRKARGSEILAVTFTNKAAREMKERIASLVGSSVEGMPWLGTFHSIGARILRRHAELVDLKPAFTILDTDDQIRLIKQLLEAENIDEKRWPARQFAGMLDDWKNRGLLPRDVTPAESGFYANGKGAKLYADYQARLKTLNAADFGDLLLECIRLFRENPKVLEEYHQRFKYMLVDEYQDSNVAQYLWLRLLAQGRPANEANICVVGDDDQSIYGWRGAEVDNILRFEKDFPGAKVIRLERNYRSTANILAAASHLIAHNEGRLGKTLHTDVAEKGETVAVTSVWDSEEEARQIGEEIEQFQRQGETLNSMAILVRASFQMREFEERFITLGLNYRVIGGPRFYERKEIRDALAYFRLVAQPADDLAFERIVNTPKRGLGDSTLKILFDAARHQNVPLLSATRMLIETEELKSKQRTTLRDLVGQFDDWSERLRTIPHAELAEQILDESGYTAMWQNDKSADSPGRLENLKELVRSMEEFETMGGFLEHVALVMDRDSFEADDAVSIMTLHSAKGLEFNTVFLPGWEEGLFPHQRSLDESGRAGLEEERRLAYVGITRGRKRVRISLAQNRRIHGLWQSAIPSRFLDELPAEVVEVKDTGSSYGGYGYGGRTANRFQSVDPFESVYETPGWQRARAQQAQRKGSGPLTIEGELVARSVDLGPGSGYKVGDRVFHNKFGYGEIAALEGNKLTIDFQTGRKKVLDSFIRKA
- a CDS encoding esterase-like activity of phytase family protein, which translates into the protein MHTKRLLPALLATLMVSTTPIMAAEVFNRISSFPVAQNNEAAEATSSEIIVASEDGNTLVYSDSPAGGIGFVDITDPKAPKPLGFLSLDGEPTSVTIIGAKAYVGVNTSESKANPSGKLAVVDIASKTVDTTIDLGGQPDSTAHNEAGTLVAIAIENERDEDLNDGVIPQMPAGYVVIVSVKDGVVDPASVKKVDVTGLAAIAPEDPEPEFVDFNGNDEIALTLQENNHIVIIDGKTGTVTANFPAGSVSLEGVDTKKDGALKFTGKMEDVPREPDAVHWIDNDRFAIANEGDWKGGSRGFSIFKKDGTLLWDSGTQLDDTAAQLGHYPDARNKKGVEPEGLEVAKFGDTTYIFVTEERSSLVAVYKDNGPDAAPEYIQSLPSGISPEGIVAIPSRNLIATANEADLRGDGLIGSHVMVYELAEGEAAFPQIISDMDEKGRPIGWAALSALVGDAEKPGILYAVSDSVLSAQPSIYTIDANATPARITHKTVVTRGGDAAQKLDLEGIALDGKGGFWLASEGNSDKLVPHALYHVDADGKILAEVPFPAELLANEIRFGTEGITAVGSGDDMTLWIAIQREWKDDPKGQVKLLAYKPASKEWGAVRYQLDAPSEGAWVGLSEITAHGDYAYIIERDNQIGEKAQLKKLYRVKLADLVPAKLGGELPVVAKEEFHDILADLKAGSGYVVDKVEGFGIDANGVGYLVTDNDGVDDSSGETYFWSIGEVK
- a CDS encoding 50S ribosomal protein L11 methyltransferase, whose amino-acid sequence is MTVDQVSVALTKDQAYALVDAVMERDDLALTASAHEDAETGEWVFEATVESPANLEAFNELARQTLGGDVAFAIEAIDPEINWVAKSLEGLQPVSAGGFYIYGSHETAPVPEGLIGLKIEAAQAFGTGHHETTTGCLEAIERVLERATPANVIDIGTGTGVLAIAIARKTGLKVLATDIDPIAVTTTVENARDNDVGELIEGVVAEGLESDVITGKAPYDLILANILAGPLMGLAPGMSRIAQSGASIILSGILETQAQAVIAAYAENGMPLLQRLQRKEWTTLILHKL